The following are encoded in a window of Torulaspora globosa chromosome 4, complete sequence genomic DNA:
- the VID30 gene encoding glucose-induced degradation complex subunit VID30 (ancestral locus Anc_3.544) yields the protein MGKFQGISKQTSVKTVERTKERSLISNLVVTIANFYDTSMSVYMDEVDREFIRSLFPEYLLQQPVAYYLWMIYYQHKKLFNKIKHNSNNGLRGLLSSSGKSDPRLQGSLPYAMRKEIWHKLMSLGVLGTLSFNSSTDEYLMQVYKYFFPEPIDVVAEARKLNSSSNGGSEDSFKSSVKQEDSHNRAHFFPSDDEAGTDVREMRVPTRQSIFDPRTTGNTGHEEGEDDDDDDDDDDDDDDDDADDGGDIAVEEDGSSHAEGSASSHGSNEETMSFYPALTTSSMSSKSKNNSMVPDVYQMLGYFLPSQWTTQPNKSILLSGDGISQLRPHPNWQAYMGYEKSGTSTRNRLRNSFSGGLKNDYAVTWANNPLPASRLGIFYYEIKVLNVTSSQGAQSSNIIVGYKQWSGSNQESSSGSSDSDQGSSGSSGTSGIGIDPRSSLRGRGSTEVSNDDSSSGAKSGVEEGFFGYCGNDGTITAGSQFKSYSKSFGRDDVIGCGVNYVDGTIFFTKNGVYLGTAFTDIHNITLIPYIALRPGNSVRTNFGLYEEFIFDILGYQDRWKTKAYRHIFKSIDRSEILNEFDSEDEETTSTGGNGKMDVDEEDVDMNTGTAEATSYLDGQMIKPDVDKLNPLNTGDDSIPSTLHMMINDYLIREGLIDVAKGFLTDLKKEAIPSDEEGTNEAVIRHNEKQIVKEEENLKIRQDLRRFITGERIGECLKYIEEHLGGLLYENTELLFELKLAEYLLEIRNYKSFQIGDIVERGQSLSKEFVYDERIPQVLREKFKSQLSNVSALLAYEDPVNEASAELSAYLSHEYLQDRLFQIVNTRVLMFLQKDSGCELENMIKYTRAMLATLANFEADGSVVHNGSELRCYKVLNMDEDLLNL from the coding sequence ATGGGCAAATTTCAAGGGATCAGCAAGCAAACTAGCGTAAAAACAGTGGAAAGGACAAAGGAGAGGAGTCTGATCAGCAATCTAGTCGTGACTATCGCCAATTTCTACGATACAAGCATGTCAGTTTACATGGACGAAGTCGATAGGGAGTTTATCCGGTCTCTATTCCCGGAATACCTGCTACAGCAGCCGGTGGCATATTACCTGTGGATGATTTACTATCAGCACAAGAAACTATTCAATAAGATCAAACACAACAGCAATAATGGTCTTAGAGGGCTGCTGTCGAGTTCTGGGAAGAGCGACCCAAGGTTGCAGGGCAGTCTGCCTTATGCGATGCGGAAGGAGATATGGCACAAATTGATGAGCTTGGGTGTGCTTGGAACGCTGTCTTTCAACTCCTCGACTGATGAGTATCTCATGCAAGTTTACAAATACTTCTTTCCGGAACCTATTGACGTTGTTGCCGAGGCTCGCAAGCTGAATTCGAGCTCCAATGGAGGCTCTGAGGATTCGTTTAAAAGCTCGGTGAAGCAGGAAGACTCACACAACAGAGCCCATTTCTTTCCCTcagatgatgaagctggCACAGATGTACGAGAAATGCGAGTTCCGACTCGACAGAGCATTTTCGATCCAAGGACTACAGGGAACACTGGTCATGAAGAGGGcgaagacgacgatgacgacgacgacgacgatgatgacgacgacgatgatgatgctgatgaCGGAGGGGACattgctgttgaagaggATGGGAGCTCACACGCCGAGGGAAGCGCATCAAGCCATGGGTcaaatgaagaaacaatGAGCTTCTATCCTGCCCTGACAACGTCTAGCATGTCTTCGAAATCGAAAAATAACTCAATGGTGCCTGATGTCTATCAAATGCTGGGCTATTTTTTGCCAAGCCAGTGGACAACTCAGCCCAACAAGAGTATCCTATTATCCGGCGATGGAATTTCGCAACTACGTCCGCATCCGAACTGGCAGGCATATATGGGATATGAAAAATCCGGAACTAGCACAAGAAATAGGCTAAGGAATTCTTTCTCCGGGGGTCTGAAGAATGATTATGCCGTAACATGGGCCAATAATCCGCTGCCCGCGAGTCGACTAGGCATCTTCTATTATGAGATAAAAGTTTTGAATGTTACAAGTTCGCAGGGGGCTCAAAGCAGTAATATCATTGTGGGTTACAAGCAATGGTCAGGATCGAACCAGGAAAGCAGTTCAGGAAGTTCAGATAGCGACCAGGGTTCCTCTGGTTCAAGTGGAACGAGCGGCATCGGCATTGACCCTCGTTCTTCCCTGAGGGGCAGAGGATCGACAGAAGTTAGCAATGATGATTCATCTTCGGGAGCAAAGAGTGGCGTTGAGGAAGGATTTTTCGGTTATTGTGGTAATGATGGCACGATCACTGCAGGATCGCAGTTCAAGTCGTATTCAAAATCATTCGGACGCGACGATGTTATCGGCTGTGGAGTAAATTACGTTGACGGAACTATTTTCTTCACTAAGAATGGTGTGTACCTGGGCACAGCGTTTACGGATATTCATAACATAACACTTATCCCTTACATTGCACTCAGACCGGGGAACTCGGTGAGGACAAATTTTGGCCTTTATGAGGAGTTCATATTCGATATCCTTGGTTATCAAGACAGATGGAAGACCAAGGCTTACAGGCATATCTTTAAATCAATCGACAGGAGCGAAATATTGAATGAGTTTGATTCTGAGGATGAGGAGACTACATCTACCGGGGGTAATGGCAAAATGGATgttgacgaagaagatgtgGATATGAATACTGGCACTGCAGAAGCTACTAGCTATCTCGACGGGCAAATGATCAAACCCGATGTCGACAAGCTAAATCCTCTTAACACAGGCGATGACTCAATTCCGTCAACGTTGCATATGATGATCAACGATTATCTTATCCGCGAAGGACTCATTGATGTCGCAAAAGGATTTCTAactgatttgaagaaggaagcaATCCCTTCTGATGAGGAAGGAACTAACGAAGCGGTGATAAGACACAATGAGAAGCAGATTGtcaaagaggaagaaaacctGAAAATCCGGCAAGATTTGAGGAGATTTATCACCGGTGAAAGAATCGGAGAATGTTTGAAATACATAGAAGAACATCTGGGAGGGCTCTTGTATGAGAACACAGAGCTTCTTTTCGAGTTAAAGCTAGCTGAGTACCTGTTGGAGATCCGCAATTACAAAAGCTTCCAAATTGGAGATATTGTTGAGCGGGGCCAATCTCTTTCCAAGGAATTTGTTTATGACGAGCGGATTCCCCAGGTTCTACGagagaagttcaagagcCAATTAAGCAACGTTTCGGCATTACTGGCGTACGAGGATCCAGTGAACGAAGCTTCTGCAGAGTTGTCTGCCTACCTCTCCCACGAGTATCTTCAGGATCGTCTGTTCCAGATCGTCAACACCAGGGTGCTGATGTTCTTGCAGAAAGACAGCGGGTGTGAACTGGAGAACATGATCAAATACACCAGAGCTATGCTTGCAACACTGGCAAATTTCGAAGCTGACGGTTCGGTTGTACATAATGGATCTGAACTAAGGTGCTACAAAGTCTTGAACATGGACGAAGACTTGCTGAACCTCTAG
- the SAH1 gene encoding adenosylhomocysteinase (ancestral locus Anc_3.545), with the protein MSAPAQNYKVADISLAAFGRKEIELAEHEMPGLMAIREAYAKEQPLKGARIAGCLHMTIQTAVLIETLVALGAEVTWTSCNIYSTQDHAAAAIAASGVPVFAWKGESEEEYMWCIEQQLFAFKDGKKLNLILDDGGDLTSFVHEKYPEMLEDCYGVSEETTTGVHHLYRMVKEGKLKVPAINVNDSVTKSKFDNLYGCRESLIDGIKRATDVMLAGKVAVVAGYGDVGKGCAAALRGMGARVIVTEIDPINALQAAMEGYQVLTMEQAAPIGQVFVTTTGCRDIITGDHFLQMPEDAIVCNIGHFDIEIDVAWLKEDAKECIEIKPQVDRYLLSSGRHIILLANGRLVNLGCATGHSSFVMSCSFSNQVLAQIALFKAKDKEFREKYVEFEKTGPFTIDVHVLPKILDEAVAKFHLSKLGVQLTQLTTVQSSYLGIPQEGPYKADHYRY; encoded by the coding sequence ATGTCTGCACCAGCTCAGAACTACAAGGTTGCCGATATCTCTTTGGCTGCATTTGGCAGAAAAGAGATTGAATTGGCTGAACATGAAATGCCCGGTTTGATGGCGATTAGAGAGGCGTACGCCAAGGAGCAGCCATTGAAAGGTGCCCGTATTGCAGGTTGTCTACACATGACGATCCAGACTGCGGTTTTGATCGAGACTTTGGTCGCGTTGGGAGCTGAAGTGACGTGGACTTCTTGTAACATTTACTCAACTCAGGACCACGCTGCCGCAGCCATTGCTGCTTCTGGCGTGCCAGTTTTTGCCTGGAAGGGTGAGTCTGAAGAGGAGTACATGTGGTGTATCGAACAGCAGCTGTTTGCCTTCAAGGACGGTAAGAAGTTGAACCTGATCTTGGACGACGGTGGGGATTTGACCTCTTTTGTCCACGAGAAGTACCCAGAGATGTTGGAGGACTGCTACGGTGTCTCTGAGGAGACAACCACCGGTGTTCACCACTTGTACAGAATGGTCAAGGAGGGCAAACTGAAGGTGCCAGCCATCAACGTCAACGACTCTGTGACCAAGTCGAAGTTCGACAACCTATACGGTTGTAGAGAGTCGTTGATCGACGGTATCAAGAGAGCCACCGACGTGATGCTTGCTGGTAAGGTTGCCGTTGTTGCCGGTTATGGTGACGTCGGTAAGGGTTGTGCCGCTGCCTTGAGGGGCATGGGGGCTCGTGTTATCGTTACCGAGATTGACCCTATCAACGCCCTACAGGCAGCTATGGAAGGTTACCAGGTCTTGACCATGGAGCAGGCCGCCCCAATCGGTCAGGTTTTCGTCACCACCACTGGTTGCAGAGACATCATCACTGGTGATCACTTTTTGCAAATGCCAGAAGACGCCATTGTGTGTAACATTGGTCACTTTGACATCGAAATCGACGTCGCTTGGTTGAAGGAGGACGCCAAGGAGTGTATCGAAATCAAGCCTCAAGTTGACCGTTACCTGTTGTCCTCTGGCAGACACATCATTTTGTTGGCTAACGGTAGATTGGTGAACTTGGGTTGCGCCACCGGTCACTCTTCCTTTGTCATGTCGTGCTCCTTCTCCAACCAAGTCTTGGCTCAAATCGCTTTGTTCAAGGCCAAGGACAAGGAGTTCAGAGAGAAGTACGttgaatttgagaagacCGGTCCATTCACTATCGACGTTCACGTCCTCCCAAAGATTTTGGACGAGGCTGTTGCTAAATTCCATTTGAGCAAGTTGGGCGTCCAATTGACCCAATTGACCACTGTCCAATCTTCCTACTTGGGTATCCCACAGGAGGGCCCATACAAGGCTGATCACTACAGATACTAA
- a CDS encoding uncharacterized protein (ancestral locus Anc_3.546), whose amino-acid sequence MRFWARFAVLLAALTVSLHYYCRVNECSVELQKACLYTSPAGINQLLLENNEFYRDQLHPVVVLVQDEYAKRVEPHILRLGSDLYRKIYVPVAGCARDKYSSVDLSGYSGWLLRQLARFRRRVVFYYNVTLRPSVQKMIHYCKLDEVCSRIHAKLGPFLEKLRFIWHYLGPLTERARSSVEQGYSELKSRYYHSSHWMGSGSFYEKTGSEEAVSRSDSETEVDSDEEDEAGDVETSTMTSTVIVTVTMDEQAVASPTDTDLEEVSELETLQDEFDAWSHLIDQKSSNIISMFNKDTEKASVAEIEKVEADIQRKTQQLSQLAQTYFQKLTKSIQDINCTAELDPSSGELIYFDRSGTTQLATYITRPLVRAIFKEAHTELEKMTQAIEQDLQQLTSRIEASVRDTREDILELYEEWGDVMITEWSKRLAYVDVVSAHFGADDAHSPQPEDLSAENWKRFLKLKKQVIRARDDLAAAPAELAAFKKFINKAQLVLETVTEESGEYLYILRARANLAFQERERQEREKSMAGLASELHSANETISEATPDHVEDPVHKPVQESLPVTEDQE is encoded by the coding sequence ATGAGATTCTGGGCCAGGTTTGCGGTGTTGCTGGCGGCGTTGACGGTGTCGCTGCACTACTACTGTCGAGTGAATGAATGTTCAGTTGAGTTACAAAAAGCATGCCTGTACACGTCTCCTGCGGGGATCAACCAgttgctgctggagaatAACGAGTTTTACAGGGACCAATTGCATCCTGTGGTGGTTTTGGTGCAGGATGAGTATGCGAAACGGGTCGAACCGCACATTTTAAGACTCGGTAGCGATCTTTACCGCAAAATATACGTGCCAGTGGCGGGTTGTGCAAGAGATAAGTACAGTTCGGTCGATCTGTCGGGGTACAGCGGGTGGTTGCTGAGACAGCTGGCTCGGTTCCGGCGTAGGGTTGTTTTTTACTACAATGTGACGCTGAGACCTTCggtgcagaagatgattcACTATTGCAAGCTCGACGAGGTTTGCTCAAGGATTCACGCCAAGCTGGGGCCgtttctcgagaagctgAGGTTTATCTGGCATTATCTGGGACCCTTGACCGAGAGGGCGCGGTCTTCCGTTGAGCAGGGCTACTCGGAGTTGAAAAGCAGGTACTATCATTCCTCGCATTGGATGGGCAGTGGCTCGTTCTACGAGAAAACCGGCTCCGAGGAGGCCGTATCGCGGAGTGATAGCGAAACCGAAGTGGACAGCGACGAGGAGGATGAAGCTGGCGATGTCGAGACCAGTACGATGACTTCCACCGTCATTGTGACCGTGACTATGGACGAGCAGGCAGTTGCATCGCCTACGGACACCGACCTGGAAGAAGTCTCCGAGCTGGAGACGTTACAGGACGAATTCGATGCTTGgtctcatctcatcgaccAGAAATCCTCGAATATCATCAGCATGTTTAACAAGGACACGGAGAAGGCGTCTGTGgcagagatcgaaaagGTTGAAGCGGATATCCAACGCAAGACGCAGCAGCTTTCCCAGCTGGCGCAAACGTATTTCCAGAAGCTGACCAAGAGCATCCAGGATATCAATTGCACAGCAGAACTTGACCCCAGCTCGGGCGAGCTAATCTATTTTGACAGGAGCGGCACCACCCAGCTGGCGACGTACATCACTCGGCCGCTGGTCCGCGCCATCTTCAAGGAGGCCCACACggagctggagaagatgaCGCAGGCCATCGAGCAGGATCTCCAGCAGCTAACCTCCCGGATCGAAGCCAGCGTCAGGGACACCAGGGAAGACATACTGGAGCTCTACGAAGAATGGGGGGACGTCATGATCACCGAGTGGTCCAAGCGCCTGGCCTACGTCGACGTAGTCTCCGCGCATTTCGGCGCGGACGACGCTCACTCGCCCCAGCCGGAAGATCTCTCGGCagagaactggaagagattcctaaagctcaagaaacagGTCATCAGGGCCAGAGACGATCTGGCAGCCGCCCCGGCCGAACTCGCcgctttcaagaagttcatcaacaagGCACAGCTAGTGCTCGAAACGGTCACCGAGGAGTCCGGCGAGTACCTCTACATCCTCAGAGCGAGAGCCAACCTGGCGTTCCAGGAGCGTGAGAGACAAGAGCGCGAAAAGTCGATGGCAGGCCTGGCCTCCGAGCTACATTCAGCGAACGAAACGATATCGGAGGCTACGCCCGACCACGTCGAAGATCCCGTCCACAAGCCCGTACAGGAGTCGCTGCCAGTCACGGAGGATCAAGAGTAG
- a CDS encoding SAPS family protein (ancestral locus Anc_3.547), with protein MSFWPFGQNLNNSNVNKILDEYFSVLRSLEKSNPAVAASVQRNFSSNSEDAGSRGADEISSVDLNESNAGASRSGSDSGSSSLSSRTDLHDGDIASAGTTMIVTIQSLNSSYIERLLEEPELLNELSRQNSNLLDFICFGFFYDSKSNFKVQHLDYLIDEMLDCMDKVSEEVLGESKQTAFKADRVQGEGEIGNTDDHSAENSGNMNSEQKFLSRANLISEIFSLDIWLMTESLIKDDTNLSKIWCILKHPNLRSENSSLVPIFLKINQNLLNSRKDQYLNFIRSKSDLVDDMLKHVDISTLMDFLLKCIATDKVEAPTGIIELVEDQRLIPKCLEFLEDPKYGPDVQACAGDFLKALIAISANAPLDDMSIGPNCLTRQLASLDSIKKFVDIIVKRRGSALNITVSIVIELIRKNNSDYDQVNLLTTTLEANPPSNRDPIYLGYMLRHFAESLPSLFQIILDAEKDTNKSLLENQLREKYQPLGFERFKIVELIAELLHCSNMGLMNSKRAVRIACERDNARAQLEVRLQDALEDLRIEDRTNGDHTEQTDHDNKEDGQRTRTDGQDNDNGHDKNNYDNEVNENALVPEYGEAENQLSSDPAANTQAECDDEEIDESFEIPYVNENQNSKLRKNPTIGDLFKIKLYDTQVLPKIIELFLSHPWNNFWHNVIFDIIQQIFNGRMDFSYNSFLVYSLFNLSGSRKFMPEEIAELAEIKDFSLTKDFILQGYQNSYMFYERKHTNLGYMGHLVLIAEEVVKFSKLYKVELISPEIYETLSDQSWRFYAEDVLNDTRLMYSKILGGGNYVDDGNGNIIPHLPQSSAQTGEPLGGDESESAMKAGGLINVESLEEQLGLATESDLHDKLRDLLVANSQSEVDKKNKANGVIILGPPAQS; from the coding sequence ATGTCGTTTTGGCCTTTTGGACAGAATTTGAATAATTCAAACGTCAATAAGATCCTGGATGAGTATTTCAGCGTGTTGCGTAGTCTGGAGAAGTCGAATCCTGCGGTTGCGGCGTCCGTGCAGCGGAacttcagcagcaacagcgAAGACGCGGGCAGTCGTGGAGCTGATGAGATCTCGAGCGTTGATCTGAATGAGAGCAATGCGGGGGCATCTCGCTCGGGGAGCGACTCTGGCTCTTCCTCACTTTCGTCAAGGACAGACCTGCACGACGGCGACATTGCCTCGGCTGGCACAACCATGATCGTCACAATTCAGAGCTTAAACAGCTCTTACATCGAAAGATTGCTGGAGGAGCCAGAATTGTTGAACGAGCTGAGTAGGCAGAACAGTAACCTGCTGGATTTTATCTGCTTTGGGTTTTTTTATGATTCAAAGAGCAACTTCAAGGTGCAGCACCTGGACTACTTGATCGACGAGATGCTCGATTGCATGGACAAAGTTTCCGAGGAAGTGCTGGGAGAGAGTAAACAGACAGCATTCAAAGCTGACCGTGTGCAAGGGGAGGGCGAGATTGGTAATACCGATGACCACTCTGCCGAGAATTCAGGTAATATGAATAGCGAGCAGAAGTTCCTCAGTAGGGCCAACTTGATCTCAGAGATCTTCTCTCTGGATATCTGGCTCATGACCGAATCATTAATCAAGGACGACACAAATTTATCTAAGATATGGTGCATTTTGAAGCATCCCAACCTGAGGAGTGAGAATTCATCTTTGGTACCGATTTTCCTGAAGATTAATCAGAATCTTCTGAACAGTCGAAAGGATCAATACCTGAATTTTATACGCTCAAAAAGCGATTTAGTTGACGACATGTTGAAGCATGTGGACATCTCTACATTAATGGACTTTTTACTGAAATGCATAGCCACAGATAAGGTTGAGGCCCCTACCGGTATAATTGAGCTGGTCGAAGATCAGCGACTGATACCCAAATGTCTGGAGTTTCTTGAGGATCCGAAATACGGCCCTGACGTACAGGCATGCGCAGGCGACTTTTTAAAAGCACTGATTGCAATCTCAGCTAACGCCCCGTTAGATGATATGTCCATTGGTCCAAATTGCTTGACAAGGCAATTGGCTTCTTTGGACAGCATTAAAAAGTTTGTTGACATCATAGTGAAGAGACGGGGATCAGCTCTAAACATAACGGTATCGATTGTCATTGAGCTTATCAGGAAGAACAATTCTGATTATGATCAAGTAAACCTACTGACTACAACTTTAGAAGCAAATCCGCCATCAAATCGTGATCCAATTTACCTTGGCTATATGTTACGACATTTTGCTGAAAGTTTACCCAGCTTGTTCCAAATAATTCTCGATGCTGAAAAGGATACGAATAAGTCTCTGTTAGAGAACCAGCTGCGTGAGAAATATCAACCTTTAGGGTTCGAGCGATTTAAGATCGTTGAGCTAATTGCTGAGCTATTGCATTGTTCAAATATGGGTCTCATGAACTCAAAAAGAGCAGTGCGGATAGCCTGTGAGCGTGATAATGCGAGAGCTCAACTGGAGGTTCGATTACAGGATGCGTTAGAGGACTTAAGGATCGAGGACAGAACCAATGGCGACCACACAGAGCAAACAGACCACGACAATAAAGAGGATGGACAGCGTACCAGAACTGATGGTCAGGACAATGACAACGGACATGATAAAAATAATTACGATAATGAAGTTAACGAAAATGCATTAGTGCCAGAGTATGGCGAAGCTGAAAATCAGCTCTCTTCTGACCCAGCTGCCAACACCCAGGCGGAGTgtgacgatgaagaaatagacgagagctttgaaattccaTATGTTAATGAAAATCAGAATTCGAAACTAAGGAAAAATCCTACGATTGgtgatcttttcaagattaaACTATATGACACTCAAGTATTGCCAAAAATCATAGAATTATTCCTTTCACATCCTTGGAATAATTTTTGGCACAATGTTATTTTTGATATTATTCAACAGATTTTCAACGGAAGAATGGATTTTTCTTATAACTCGTTTCTCGTCTACTCCCTGTTCAACTTAAGCGGCTCCAGAAAGTTCATGCCTGAGGAAATAGCGGAGCTGGCAGAAATAAAGGATTTCAGCCTCACGAAGGATTTTATTCTGCAGGGCTATCAGAATTCATACATGTTTTACGAAAGAAAGCACACGAATTTGGGCTATATGGGACATCTGGTGCTCATTGCAGAAGAGGTGGTAAAGTTCTCAAAGCTGTACAAGGTGGAGCTTATCTCTCCTGAAATATATGAAACACTGAGTGACCAATCTTGGCGCTTCTACGCCGAAGATGTCTTGAACGATACAAGATTAATGTATTCCAAGATACTGGGTGGAGGTAACTATGTTGATGATGGCAACGGCAATATAATACCGCATCTACCGCAGTCGTCCGCACAAACGGGCGAACCGCTAGGCGGAGATGAGAGCGAAAGCGCGATGAAGGCTGGTGGACTTATCAATGTAGAGTCTCTAGAAGAGCAACTCGGCCTCGCGACTGAGTCGGACCTACACGACAAGCTGAGAGATCTTCTCGTCGCCAATTCGCAGAGTGAAGtagacaagaagaacaaggCGAATGGCGTGATAATACTTGGGCCTCCGGCCCAGTCATAA
- the ERJ5 gene encoding Erj5p (ancestral locus Anc_3.548) has protein sequence MLNVAALVILLSALAYCFTPEETEIFELQRELAKKYGDEIDFYRFLKLPKLKHSSSKEIVRNLRNLAKKYHPDKNRKYKKLYERLNKATEILSNDSRRKTYDYYLKNGFPDYNFSRGGFIFRRVQPKTWFLVLFLYVVASAIHYALLKIQHTSNKRRIQGFIRQCKEQDDTNGVGEKRLVFKQHEADDAKEILIRLGDVYVVQPDGEMCLISADDAADPTILDCLFFRLPMFLWNRSLGRLFIRAPSQPSTQKEANSSDKRPQRAARNVEAKLKDGQKKMTLPNGKVIYSRKKE, from the coding sequence ATGCTCAACGTGGCAGCTCTTGTGATCCTGCTGTCAGCGTTAGCTTATTGCTTTACGCCGGAAGAAACAGAGATATTTGAACTGCAACGAGAgctggccaagaaatacgGCGATGAGATTGACTTTTAcaggttcttgaagctgcCAAAGCTGAAGCATTCGTCCTCGAAGGAAATTGTCAGAAACCTGAGGAACCTGGCGAAGAAATATCATCCCGATAAGAACAGGAAGTACAAGAAGCTGTATGAAAGATTGAATAAGGCAACAGAGATCCTGTCCAATGACTCTCGCAGGAAAACTTATGACTACTACCTGAAAAACGGGTTTCCGGACTACAACTTCTCCAGAGGCGGATTTATCTTCAGGAGAGTTCAGCCTAAGACGTGGTTCCTGGTGCTGTTCCTGTATGTGGTGGCCAGCGCGATTCATTACGCCTTGCTAAAGATTCAGCATACCAGCAATAAACGACGCATTCAGGGCTTCATCCGCCAGTGCAAGGAACAGGACGACACCAATGGAGTTGGTGAGAAAAGACTGGTGTTTAAGCAGCACGAAGCAGACGACGCTAAAGAAATCCTGATTCGACTCGGCGACGTATATGTCGTACAGCCCGATGGAGAGATGTGCTTGATTTCTGCTGACGATGCAGCAGATCCTACTATTCTCGAttgtctcttcttcaggttGCCGATGTTTCTCTGGAATAGATCTCTGGGTagactcttcatcagagcACCATCTCAGCCATCAACTCAAAAAGAAGCGAATTCATCAGATAAGAGGCCCCAACGAGCAGCAAGGAATGTCGAGGCCAAGCTGAAAGACGGTCAGAAGAAAATGACTTTACCGAATGGCAAGGTGATCTACTCACGCAAAAAGGAATGA
- the KEG1 gene encoding Keg1p (ancestral locus Anc_3.549): protein MALVPQRLVARLYQLSHISSGFLYVALLARWLIILPLAGSRFLPGGIHEFLCGLLIYSSVLEILWLVKFRGVVGGVMTRTFLKDVNFLYFVVVMHYYDDYEHAPVLKNASYSSFIIGLACTQAWSHWRSLFRRSVDGRRSRVEKVDTYLMMPLLYLSEMYLLLLNVQNPGFHSFPLLEKINKAVLVIFLPVALSVYKYQF, encoded by the coding sequence ATGGCTCTGGTTCCCCAAAGACTGGTGGCTAGGCTCTACCAGCTGTCGCACATCAGCTCAGGTTTTCTATATGTCGCCCTGCTGGCTCGCTGGCTGATTATCCTACCATTGGCGGGCTCAAGGTTTCTTCCTGGCGGAATTCACGAATTTCTGTGTGGGCTGCTGATCTATTCGAGTGTTCTCGAGATCCTATGGCTTGTCAAGTTCCGAGGAGTCGTTGGGGGCGTCATGACCAGGACGTTTCTGAAAGATGTGAATTTTCTGTATTTCGTTGTGGTGATGCACTACTATGACGATTACGAGCATGCACCAGTGTTGAAAAATGCCAGCTACTCCAGCTTTATCATAGGGCTTGCATGCACTCAAGCCTGGTCTCACTGGCGCAGTCTTTTCAGGAGATCTGTGGATGGTAGGCGAAGCAGGGTCGAGAAAGTCGATACTTACCTGATGATGCCCTTGCTCTACCTCAGTGAGATGTActtgcttcttctgaacGTTCAAAATCCAGGCTTCCACTCGTTCCcgctgctggagaagataAATAAGGCGGTTCTAGTTATCTTTCTACCCGTTGCTCTCTCAGTATATAAATACCAGTTTTAG
- the IRC6 gene encoding Irc6p (ancestral locus Anc_3.550), with translation MDANCDRNKVLIAFETGAGEGNVGRTEALERIFGLDADKAQDNIVKNLTWSTKYYQSQYDLYVDEFEDVSDWLKELNGAHCEELRAALAGVIVMKSFDPEDQTSTAVLEQFSSIQGAGSFLVWCNTSQVVGEGTLDRANSTMARSNANAEMVSWHCSRSMNEYGEKVGPARIREIIDTHEWANTHTAATSNPALPQFEERQPLRTDNLAAVVNKLQKARQQYQSLDDDGEASSFAAAIAEEIAELL, from the coding sequence ATGGATGCCAACTGCGACAGGAATAAAGTGCTGATTGCGTTCGAGACAGGCGCTGGTGAGGGCAACGTTGGCAGAACAGAAGCATTGGAACGCATCTTTGGCCTGGATGCAGATAAAGCTCAAGACAACATCGTGAAAAATCTGACCTGGAGCACCAAATACTACCAATCGCAGTACGATCTGTACGTTGATGAGTTCGAGGATGTCTCAGACTGGTTGAAGGAGCTGAATGGGGCGCATTGCGAAGAGCTGAGAGCTGCCCTGGCTGGAGTTATCgtgatgaagagcttcGATCCCGAGGATCAGACAAGCACAGCTGTGCTGGAACAGTTTTCCAGCATTCAGGGTGCCGGCAGCTTCCTGGTATGGTGCAATACGAGCCAAGTAGTTGGCGAGGGAACGTTGGACCGTGCAAACAGCACCATGGCTCGTAGCAACGCCAACGCCGAAATGGTAAGCTGGCACTGCAGTCGAAGCATGAACGAATATGGGGAGAAGGTCGGGCCTGCCAGAATAAGAGAGATCATAGACACGCACGAGTGGGCGAACACCCACACTGCAGCGACTTCCAACCCAGCACTCCCGCAGTTCGAAGAGAGACAACCGCTCAGGACAGACAACCTAGCGGCCGTCGTTAACAAGTTACAGAAGGCTAGGCAGCAGTATCAAAGCCTGGACGACGATGGCGAGGCGTCCTCCTTTGCCGCGGCGATCGCAGAAGAGATAGCAGAGCTGCTGTAG